A portion of the Paenibacillus sp. PvR098 genome contains these proteins:
- the brxL gene encoding protease Lon-related BREX system protein BrxL — METMTGEQIFDLDRKLNDVFSGRVVRKDLTKLMKEGANVPVYVLEYLLGMYAATDDEDNIREGIERVKKILSDNFVRPDEAEKVKSRIRELGQYSVIDKITVTLNEKIDSYVAEFSNLGLKGVPISPSYVKEFDKLLAGGIWCMLKMDYFFDEEVRNMNPFSISSLKPIQMPNMDLNEVFEGRKSFTKEEWIDVLIRSTGMEPTQLEDRVKWHLLLRLVPLVENNYNMCELGPRGTGKSHVYKEISPNSILVSGGQSTVANLFYNMSSKKVGLVGLWDTVAFDEVAGITFKDKDGVQIMKDYMASGSFARGREEKAASASMVFVGNINQSLDSLIKTSHLFAPFPEAMANDSAFFDRMHYYLPGWEVPKMRPDFFTDKYGFIVDYMAEFFREMRKRSFADSLDRYFRLGNNLNQRDVIAVRKTVSGMVKLLYPNGEYTRDDIEEILKYALEGRRRVKEQLKKIGGMEFYDVHFSYIDKETLSEEYVSVPEQGGGKLIPEGMGKPGHVYTVGHGDSGMIGVYKLENQVVSGTGKFEKSGVGSHRGAKESLDTAFRYFTSNSKSISGSISTKTKDYLMHISDLQGIGLTDELAIAELIGLCSGALERPVQESMVVLGNMTVGGTIAKVDEFANTLQVCVDAGAKKVLIPASSVVDFQTVPPDLLIKVQPVFYSDPTDAVFKALGVG, encoded by the coding sequence ATGGAGACGATGACTGGCGAGCAGATATTTGATTTGGACCGCAAGCTGAACGATGTATTTTCGGGAAGGGTCGTTCGGAAAGATTTGACGAAGTTAATGAAAGAGGGGGCGAATGTCCCTGTTTATGTCCTTGAATATTTACTTGGGATGTATGCGGCAACCGACGATGAAGATAACATTCGTGAAGGAATCGAGCGGGTAAAGAAGATACTCTCAGATAACTTTGTAAGACCAGATGAAGCGGAAAAGGTTAAATCAAGAATTCGAGAATTAGGACAGTATTCGGTTATTGATAAGATAACCGTCACGCTTAATGAGAAGATTGATTCCTACGTAGCGGAATTCTCGAACCTGGGGCTTAAAGGGGTTCCGATTTCGCCGAGTTATGTCAAAGAATTCGATAAGCTCTTGGCAGGCGGAATCTGGTGCATGTTGAAGATGGATTACTTCTTCGATGAGGAAGTTCGCAACATGAATCCATTTAGTATCAGTAGTTTAAAGCCGATTCAGATGCCGAACATGGATCTGAACGAGGTGTTTGAGGGTAGGAAGAGCTTCACGAAAGAGGAATGGATAGACGTACTCATTCGGTCTACGGGGATGGAACCGACACAACTTGAGGACAGAGTGAAATGGCATCTTCTGCTTCGACTTGTACCGCTCGTTGAGAACAACTATAACATGTGTGAACTTGGTCCACGGGGAACGGGAAAGTCGCATGTTTACAAAGAGATATCGCCAAACTCGATTCTTGTCTCTGGTGGCCAATCGACGGTTGCGAACCTTTTTTACAACATGTCTTCGAAGAAGGTTGGGCTTGTTGGGTTATGGGACACCGTGGCTTTCGACGAGGTTGCGGGCATCACGTTCAAGGACAAAGATGGCGTGCAAATCATGAAGGATTACATGGCATCAGGATCTTTTGCACGGGGGAGAGAAGAAAAGGCGGCTTCCGCCTCCATGGTTTTTGTAGGGAACATTAATCAGAGCCTTGATTCTTTAATCAAGACATCCCATCTATTTGCACCATTCCCTGAAGCGATGGCGAATGATTCAGCGTTTTTTGATCGCATGCATTATTACCTGCCAGGTTGGGAAGTTCCGAAGATGCGTCCTGATTTCTTTACGGACAAATACGGCTTTATCGTTGATTACATGGCTGAATTCTTCAGGGAAATGCGTAAGCGTTCGTTTGCTGATTCTTTGGATCGCTACTTTAGACTCGGTAATAATTTGAATCAGCGTGATGTAATAGCGGTTCGTAAAACGGTATCAGGTATGGTGAAGCTCCTGTATCCAAACGGGGAATACACCAGAGATGACATAGAGGAAATCTTAAAATATGCCCTTGAAGGAAGAAGACGGGTAAAGGAACAGCTCAAAAAAATAGGCGGGATGGAATTTTACGATGTCCACTTCTCCTATATCGACAAGGAAACATTGAGCGAAGAGTATGTATCAGTGCCAGAGCAAGGCGGTGGCAAGCTGATTCCAGAGGGAATGGGCAAACCAGGGCATGTCTACACCGTAGGGCATGGGGATTCGGGTATGATTGGGGTTTATAAACTGGAGAACCAGGTCGTTTCTGGGACAGGGAAATTCGAGAAGTCGGGTGTCGGATCCCATCGAGGAGCGAAAGAGAGTTTGGATACCGCCTTTCGCTACTTTACTTCAAACAGTAAGAGTATCAGCGGCTCGATTAGCACGAAGACTAAGGATTATTTGATGCATATAAGCGACCTTCAGGGTATCGGATTGACGGATGAATTGGCAATTGCTGAACTGATCGGGCTTTGTTCAGGGGCATTAGAACGACCAGTTCAAGAAAGCATGGTTGTCTTAGGCAACATGACCGTTGGAGGTACGATTGCTAAAGTCGATGAATTCGCTAATACACTCCAGGTTTGTGTGGATGCAGGAGCAAAGAAGGTATTGATACCAGCCTCGTCTGTAGTTGACTTTCAGACTGTGCCACCTGATTTACTCATAAAGGTACAACCCGTGTTTTATTCGGATCCGACCGATGCTGTGTTTAAGGCGTTGGGGGTAGGATAA
- the pglZ gene encoding BREX-1 system phosphatase PglZ type A has protein sequence MNMDEVTKALQEAFLQPLNEGEHRKIIFWIDKDQMFAEYINEISLENVNVHTLTEGNSFYTKVLLEEEDQTSNYLIYSNLDMRMEDNWLLDTILYSKTFYADRISLIMNELNIDTSLRSSVKKYEKFFGSKDRIKKFKGFEFKANSEGTIELMMMSALCNIKTPDFEDVLKVVLMDSLDDSENKHLDSIAKYVGLEVFWNAVTERYGYEQSQKSLKTLFIHLTVTALSHAVSEERLSLVKGYIATRNKSNALVFVDHWMHHKTDYHMYDQYAEIAEREIKLSDIVNQLPVEEFKAADTFPYFDKAIIIYIANSLEDRLEDYDAYTKLINLRRAKHYYERYQSIYEALFYTVKMFEFHKKYSMGIPRTQAVDMYQTYVNDYHQMDMYYRKFYFAYDNDSNSEILKKLKVMVENLYTNWYMSELSSHWSAAVHDEMKSSWVLPGIQSQKDFYRSFVAPKISNGDRVFVIISDALRYEIAAELADKLNSETTGACDIQPLLGVLPSVTKMGMASLLPHKNLQIDLSGNVLVNGKFSSGIDNRIGILQSAVPDSTAIHFQELKNMNKAGRRETFKGKKLIYIYHDSIDATGDKASTEVYTFTAAEKAIDELYDIVKIIKDDLSGTNIFITADHGFVYQRDALEESDKIEKEGIKAFEVKRRYLFSQEKGERSGLLDINMDRLIQNEHQITTYVPKATIRFKIQGAGANFVHGGASLQEIVVPLIQFKNIRSGQKNSREIEKVDVKLTNTTRKITNSLFNLTFFQTEKVEDKRVPRTVKIYMVDDKDAVISNEEMLICDRTSDKPEERTFKLRFALKSIAYDKSNNYYLITKDTETNVVVEKSAFTINLGIVSEFDF, from the coding sequence ATGAATATGGATGAGGTTACAAAGGCATTGCAAGAAGCTTTTCTTCAGCCACTTAATGAGGGCGAACATCGGAAAATAATTTTCTGGATCGATAAAGACCAGATGTTTGCTGAATACATAAATGAGATTTCCCTTGAGAACGTCAATGTACATACGCTGACTGAAGGTAATAGCTTCTATACTAAGGTGTTGCTCGAAGAAGAGGATCAGACCTCGAACTATTTGATCTATTCCAACCTCGACATGAGAATGGAAGACAATTGGTTGTTGGATACAATACTGTATTCGAAGACGTTCTATGCGGATAGGATATCCCTCATTATGAATGAACTGAACATCGATACTTCTCTTCGGAGCTCAGTAAAGAAATACGAGAAGTTCTTTGGGAGTAAGGATCGGATTAAGAAATTCAAAGGATTCGAGTTTAAGGCGAATTCTGAAGGAACAATTGAACTTATGATGATGAGTGCGTTATGCAACATCAAGACTCCAGATTTTGAGGATGTTCTAAAGGTTGTACTGATGGATTCACTTGATGACAGCGAAAATAAGCATCTGGATTCGATTGCAAAGTATGTAGGGTTAGAAGTGTTTTGGAATGCGGTAACTGAGCGGTATGGCTATGAGCAAAGTCAAAAGTCACTTAAAACGCTGTTTATCCATTTGACGGTCACTGCACTTAGCCATGCGGTTAGTGAGGAACGTCTTTCATTGGTTAAAGGCTACATTGCTACTCGAAACAAGTCCAATGCTTTGGTGTTCGTCGATCATTGGATGCATCATAAAACGGATTATCACATGTATGATCAGTATGCAGAAATTGCCGAGAGAGAAATCAAGCTATCGGATATCGTAAACCAACTCCCTGTTGAAGAGTTTAAGGCGGCGGATACATTCCCATACTTCGATAAGGCAATTATCATCTATATCGCCAACAGTTTGGAAGATCGGCTTGAGGATTATGATGCATATACGAAGCTGATTAACCTACGGAGAGCAAAGCACTATTATGAGCGGTATCAATCCATTTATGAAGCATTGTTCTATACAGTTAAGATGTTCGAATTTCATAAGAAGTACAGCATGGGTATTCCGAGAACGCAAGCTGTGGACATGTACCAAACGTATGTGAATGATTATCACCAAATGGATATGTACTACAGAAAGTTCTATTTCGCTTACGACAATGATTCGAACAGTGAAATCCTGAAGAAGCTCAAAGTCATGGTTGAGAACCTATATACCAACTGGTATATGAGCGAATTAAGCTCGCACTGGTCCGCCGCTGTACACGATGAGATGAAATCAAGTTGGGTTCTGCCAGGGATTCAAAGTCAGAAAGATTTTTATCGAAGCTTTGTTGCTCCGAAAATCTCCAATGGTGATCGGGTATTTGTTATCATTTCAGATGCCCTGCGTTATGAGATAGCGGCGGAGTTGGCGGATAAGCTGAATTCGGAGACAACGGGGGCTTGCGACATTCAGCCATTGTTAGGCGTACTTCCATCCGTCACGAAAATGGGCATGGCATCGCTTCTCCCACATAAGAATCTGCAAATCGATTTGAGTGGTAATGTATTAGTGAATGGCAAGTTTTCAAGTGGAATCGACAATCGAATCGGAATTCTCCAATCAGCAGTACCCGATAGTACGGCAATTCATTTTCAAGAGCTGAAAAACATGAATAAAGCGGGGCGTAGGGAGACATTTAAGGGCAAAAAACTGATTTACATTTACCATGATAGCATCGATGCTACTGGAGATAAGGCATCGACCGAAGTCTATACGTTCACAGCGGCGGAGAAGGCCATTGATGAATTGTACGATATAGTTAAAATCATTAAGGATGATTTGAGCGGTACGAACATTTTCATTACTGCGGATCATGGTTTCGTATATCAACGTGATGCATTGGAAGAGAGTGACAAGATTGAAAAGGAAGGTATTAAAGCCTTTGAAGTCAAAAGGCGATATCTGTTCTCGCAAGAAAAAGGAGAGCGGAGCGGTCTTCTGGATATTAATATGGACAGGCTGATCCAGAATGAACATCAGATCACGACGTACGTTCCGAAAGCAACAATCCGTTTCAAAATCCAGGGTGCTGGAGCCAATTTTGTTCATGGTGGAGCCAGCCTTCAAGAGATCGTTGTTCCGCTCATACAATTTAAGAATATCCGTAGTGGACAAAAGAACAGTCGTGAAATCGAAAAGGTGGATGTTAAGCTCACGAACACCACAAGAAAAATTACGAACAGTTTATTCAACCTTACCTTTTTCCAAACGGAAAAAGTAGAGGATAAGCGAGTACCACGGACCGTCAAGATCTACATGGTGGATGATAAAGATGCCGTTATTAGTAATGAGGAAATGCTGATCTGTGACCGTACATCAGATAAGCCAGAAGAACGGACGTTTAAGCTTCGCTTTGCGTTAAAGTCGATAGCTTATGACAAGAGTAATAATTATTATCTCATTACCAAAGACACTGAAACGAATGTTGTTGTGGAAAAATCGGCATTTACAATAAATTTGGGTATCGTTAGTGAGTTTGATTTTTAG
- a CDS encoding ParM/StbA family protein: MHNTFLIAVDSGKSTTKGIMREGILQRVKFQTKVEEISNLGAEITPGSFSVEFGNKNYLVGNMLDESKMDFNLSKKTDTHRICIYLAIAQLLMRSKQNIVLSKISLAVNIPISLYKNEKQKTEFSDFIRNNGETINIIVNNKPFLFRIDKIHLFPEGIGPIYSNLNLYRGKRVLIFDVGSLNVNIQEFNNLIPIYDKMLTADLGVNILRSKIADKLSTEYGITVTDEDVEAVYRDKYLILNGEKMEESKQIVDQMLTNHVKEVFNFARSRKVSFSNTEVIFVGGGSLLLKEYISAEYSAAVIPQDPQLANVQSFLTILEAKHHGQS; this comes from the coding sequence TTGCACAACACATTCTTAATAGCCGTGGACAGCGGCAAGAGCACGACCAAGGGAATTATGAGAGAAGGGATACTGCAAAGAGTTAAGTTTCAAACCAAAGTCGAGGAAATCAGTAATCTGGGAGCTGAGATAACTCCAGGTTCATTTTCTGTCGAATTCGGGAATAAAAACTACCTTGTGGGTAATATGCTTGACGAAAGTAAGATGGACTTCAATCTAAGCAAAAAAACGGATACGCATCGAATATGCATCTATCTCGCTATCGCCCAACTGCTTATGAGGTCAAAGCAAAATATCGTACTAAGTAAAATATCACTGGCCGTCAATATTCCGATTAGCCTGTATAAAAATGAGAAGCAAAAGACCGAGTTCAGTGATTTCATTCGAAACAACGGGGAAACCATCAATATAATCGTCAACAATAAACCATTCCTATTCCGAATCGATAAAATACACCTCTTCCCTGAAGGCATCGGCCCGATCTACAGTAACCTTAATCTCTACAGGGGGAAACGGGTATTAATTTTCGATGTGGGTTCACTTAACGTCAATATCCAAGAGTTTAATAACTTGATTCCTATATATGATAAGATGCTCACAGCCGATCTTGGCGTAAACATCCTACGCAGTAAAATTGCCGATAAGCTCTCAACCGAATATGGGATCACTGTGACCGACGAGGATGTGGAGGCGGTATATCGGGATAAATACTTGATTCTTAACGGTGAGAAGATGGAGGAGAGCAAACAAATTGTTGACCAAATGCTGACTAACCACGTTAAAGAAGTATTCAACTTTGCTCGAAGCAGAAAAGTGAGCTTCTCAAATACTGAGGTCATATTCGTAGGCGGAGGTTCACTATTGCTGAAGGAATATATAAGTGCAGAGTATTCCGCCGCTGTTATTCCACAAGACCCGCAACTGGCAAATGTACAGTCCTTCCTTACTATTCTGGAGGCGAAGCATCATGGGCAATCGTAA
- a CDS encoding four helix bundle protein, with translation MYQKGMVWIGEIREMVKGWSWEDKHVIGLQLLRSSSSVIANLVEGNGQLYLQKEVNFINNALGSAAESMMWFEVAYKAGLMDRATFECLDNEAIELRKMLVAMMKKVKAEVSGKKLA, from the coding sequence TTGTACCAAAAGGGAATGGTTTGGATAGGAGAAATCAGAGAGATGGTTAAAGGCTGGAGTTGGGAGGACAAACATGTGATCGGTCTTCAACTCCTCCGTTCTTCCAGCTCAGTAATTGCAAATCTGGTTGAGGGAAACGGACAACTTTACTTGCAGAAAGAAGTAAACTTTATTAACAACGCTTTAGGGTCCGCCGCTGAAAGCATGATGTGGTTTGAAGTGGCTTATAAAGCTGGCTTAATGGATCGAGCCACATTCGAATGTTTGGATAATGAAGCGATTGAACTGCGTAAAATGCTTGTTGCTATGATGAAAAAAGTAAAGGCAGAAGTTAGCGGAAAGAAGCTGGCGTAA
- a CDS encoding tyrosine-type recombinase/integrase, with translation MKDTLGYETDAITETDVREYRQYLNLQKKLKATSINRKMKSVVLFQRFLFKRGICKEEIGLKRVLLKNTIDLDHEVKVVEKQELYRFKRTIEAENNKRDIAIYYLLFGTGIRCSEMVGIEVDDLVLTDRNGKNNYSHVLIRSGKGNKSRKVNLNAAAVTAIKEYLEVRAHDQSNRLLIGQRGPLSRMAINKIMDKYSKKAQLEVRVNPHAARHTFCSQLIKSGVDPKTVALLSGHSSIDIVYRFYVSSNAEDKQRAVDGLQI, from the coding sequence TTGAAAGATACACTCGGATATGAAACTGATGCCATCACGGAGACAGACGTTAGGGAGTATCGTCAATATTTGAATTTGCAGAAAAAACTGAAGGCAACCAGCATCAATCGGAAAATGAAGAGCGTTGTACTGTTTCAGCGGTTTTTGTTTAAGCGGGGTATTTGCAAAGAAGAGATCGGATTAAAGAGGGTGTTGTTAAAAAATACGATAGATCTCGATCACGAAGTAAAAGTGGTAGAGAAACAAGAATTGTATCGATTTAAGAGAACCATTGAAGCGGAAAACAACAAGCGTGATATCGCCATATATTATCTGTTGTTCGGTACGGGAATACGCTGTTCGGAGATGGTGGGAATTGAGGTTGATGATTTAGTTTTGACGGATCGCAATGGGAAGAACAATTATAGTCATGTTCTTATTCGAAGCGGGAAAGGTAACAAATCCAGAAAAGTAAACCTAAATGCCGCCGCTGTGACTGCAATAAAGGAATATTTAGAAGTCAGAGCACATGACCAATCAAATAGATTGCTTATCGGACAAAGAGGGCCACTCAGTAGAATGGCAATTAACAAAATAATGGACAAGTACAGCAAAAAAGCTCAGTTAGAAGTAAGGGTAAATCCGCATGCCGCAAGGCATACTTTCTGCTCGCAATTAATCAAAAGCGGTGTTGATCCTAAGACGGTCGCCCTATTATCGGGGCATAGTTCCATCGACATTGTGTATCGATTTTATGTGAGCAGTAATGCGGAGGACAAACAGCGGGCAGTAGATGGATTGCAAATTTAA
- a CDS encoding TnsA endonuclease C-terminal domain-containing protein gives MARSSDWTEAKFERFLSEGRGQGKKENYRPWLTVSDIPSRGRSTRIFSRIANRVVHLLTDSQLRYFYLLEWNHNENLIDLNEQYPLLGMESIIDQLDDPLLKRLKDRDTNLPHVMLTTFLVTAINEQGKEYQFARTIKDAAELGKKATIERLELQRLFWKSRKVDFGIVTPNEIPVQRSKNIEWVLPALNIEDYGLTKTEMINYAEQLIDIISTTDNPLNFVLTSFDRHMKVEVGTGLLVFRYLIASRRIRINMDIEIKLDKTPSEIGAIVQRSEGRGKKHVIGG, from the coding sequence ATGGCACGAAGTTCAGATTGGACAGAAGCCAAATTTGAAAGATTTCTGTCAGAAGGAAGAGGGCAAGGAAAAAAAGAGAACTACCGTCCGTGGCTCACTGTGTCGGATATTCCAAGTAGAGGGAGGTCTACCCGAATCTTCTCAAGGATAGCCAATCGAGTTGTCCATCTTCTTACTGATTCACAGCTTAGATATTTCTATCTTCTTGAATGGAACCATAACGAGAATTTGATCGATCTCAACGAACAGTATCCCTTGTTGGGTATGGAGTCTATCATTGATCAATTGGACGACCCACTTTTAAAACGACTGAAGGATAGAGATACAAATTTACCTCATGTCATGCTTACAACATTTCTGGTGACAGCGATCAATGAGCAGGGGAAGGAATATCAATTTGCCAGAACGATAAAAGATGCGGCAGAGTTGGGGAAGAAGGCAACAATAGAGCGGCTGGAATTGCAGAGGTTATTCTGGAAATCCCGCAAAGTAGATTTTGGTATCGTCACACCGAATGAAATCCCCGTGCAAAGAAGCAAGAACATTGAATGGGTGTTACCTGCTCTGAACATAGAGGACTATGGTCTAACGAAAACTGAAATGATTAATTATGCAGAGCAACTAATAGACATCATTTCCACAACAGATAATCCCCTAAATTTTGTTCTGACTTCTTTTGATCGGCATATGAAAGTTGAAGTCGGGACGGGATTGCTCGTATTTCGATACCTGATAGCCAGCCGAAGGATTCGAATCAATATGGACATAGAGATAAAACTTGATAAAACTCCATCGGAGATCGGGGCCATAGTTCAGAGGAGCGAAGGAAGGGGGAAAAAGCATGTTATTGGTGGTTAA